A stretch of Flavobacterium sp. N2270 DNA encodes these proteins:
- a CDS encoding patatin-like phospholipase family protein produces MDLNSKNVGLVLSGGGSKGIAHAGVIKFLEEEKIKPSIISGTSAGAIIAALYAFGKTPNEILSFFKSIYFFHWSHFTLKKAGIVDSESFKDYFDKIFGETKIGDLEIPIIITATDMVKGKLKIFKPDTKLSEAVLASSAFPGIISPYKINKNLYSDGGILNHFPTDLIQGRCDSVIGVYVSPIQDIVEKDLNSIKAVTTRAFDLLSAHGNYQKFSLCDLVIEPKELSKFSTFETNKVKMDAIFKIGYDEAKNAFSDLEV; encoded by the coding sequence ATGGATTTAAATTCTAAAAATGTTGGATTAGTATTATCAGGAGGAGGTTCAAAAGGAATTGCTCATGCTGGAGTTATTAAATTTTTAGAAGAAGAAAAAATTAAACCTTCAATAATTAGCGGCACGAGTGCAGGTGCAATAATTGCAGCTTTATATGCATTTGGCAAAACACCAAATGAAATTCTTTCCTTTTTTAAATCCATTTACTTCTTTCATTGGAGTCATTTTACTTTAAAAAAAGCCGGTATAGTTGACTCAGAATCATTTAAAGATTATTTTGATAAAATTTTTGGGGAAACAAAAATTGGCGATTTAGAAATTCCAATTATAATTACCGCAACTGATATGGTAAAAGGAAAATTAAAAATTTTTAAACCCGACACAAAATTATCAGAAGCTGTATTAGCATCTTCAGCATTTCCAGGAATAATATCGCCGTATAAAATAAATAAAAATTTATATAGTGATGGTGGAATTTTAAACCATTTTCCTACCGATTTAATTCAAGGAAGATGCGATAGTGTAATTGGAGTTTATGTAAGTCCTATTCAAGATATTGTAGAAAAAGATTTAAATTCAATTAAAGCAGTAACAACTAGAGCTTTCGATTTACTTTCTGCACATGGAAACTATCAAAAATTTAGTTTATGCGATTTAGTTATTGAACCAAAAGAACTTTCTAAATTTAGTACTTTTGAAACAAATAAAGTAAAAATGGATGCTATTTTTAAAATTGGTTACG
- a CDS encoding zinc metallopeptidase, with the protein MGMSYMILAGAIMLASWLVSSRLKSKFEHYSKLHLQNGMSGAEIAEKMLADNGIRDVRVISTPGRLTDHYNPADKTVNLSEAVYNQRNAAAAAVAAHEVGHAVQHAQAYSWLTMRSKLVPVVQVASSFVQWILLAGILLINTFPQLLLVGIVIFAATTLFSVITLPVEYDASNRALAWLENKRMLTQQEHDGAKDALKWAARTYVVAALGSIGTLLYYVMIYMNRR; encoded by the coding sequence ATGGGAATGAGTTATATGATTTTGGCTGGTGCTATTATGTTGGCCAGTTGGTTGGTTAGCAGTAGGCTAAAAAGCAAGTTTGAACATTATTCAAAATTGCATTTGCAAAACGGAATGAGTGGTGCGGAAATTGCCGAAAAAATGCTTGCCGATAATGGAATAAGAGATGTTAGGGTAATATCTACACCAGGACGTTTAACAGATCATTATAATCCTGCAGATAAAACGGTAAATTTAAGTGAGGCGGTTTATAATCAAAGAAATGCTGCTGCAGCTGCTGTTGCTGCTCATGAGGTGGGACACGCAGTGCAACATGCTCAGGCATATAGTTGGTTAACAATGCGTTCAAAATTAGTGCCTGTTGTACAAGTAGCTTCTAGTTTTGTGCAATGGATTTTATTAGCAGGAATTTTATTAATCAATACTTTTCCTCAATTATTATTAGTTGGAATTGTTATTTTTGCTGCTACAACTCTTTTTTCGGTAATTACTTTACCTGTAGAATATGATGCAAGTAATAGGGCGTTAGCTTGGTTAGAAAACAAAAGAATGTTAACTCAACAAGAACACGATGGTGCAAAAGATGCTTTAAAATGGGCTGCAAGGACTTATGTTGTTGCTGCTTTAGGTTCTATTGGGACGTTGTTGTATTATGTAATGATTTACATGAATAGAAGATAA
- the pckA gene encoding phosphoenolpyruvate carboxykinase (ATP): MNNHTQKTNTISLEKYGIKDVIEVVYNPSYDFLYNEELSSDLQGFERGQLTELGAVNVKTGIYTGRSPKDKYIVEDDVTKDTIWWTSDKAVNDNKPISTETWNDLKETTVSQLSGKRLFVVDAFCGANENTRLKVRFIMEVAWQAHFVKNMFIQPSAEELENFGEPDFVVMNGSKTSFKDFKKHNLNSEVYIAFNLTEKVQLIGGTWYGGEMKKGLFSMMNYYLPLQGIASMHCSANKGKDGDVAVFFGLSGTGKTTLSTDPKRELIGDDEHGWDNDGVFNFEGGCYAKTIDLSKENEPDIYGAIKKDALLENVSVDANGKIDFSDGSATQNTRVSYPINHIHNIVKPVSKAGHATKVIFLTADAFGVMPPVSKLTPEQTKYYFLSGFTAKLAGTERGVTEPQPTFSACFGKAFLSLHPTKYGEELVKKMEQNNATAYMVNTGWNGTGKRISIKDTRAIIDRILDGSIEKAETKVIPVFNFEVPTSLNEVNSEILDPRDTYTDATEWEAKAKDLAKLFVANFEQYTDNEEGKGLVKAGPNS; encoded by the coding sequence ATGAATAATCACACTCAAAAAACGAATACAATATCGTTAGAGAAATATGGAATTAAAGATGTTATTGAAGTGGTTTATAATCCATCATATGACTTTCTTTATAATGAAGAGTTGAGCTCAGATTTACAGGGATTTGAAAGAGGTCAATTAACTGAACTAGGTGCTGTAAATGTAAAGACAGGAATTTATACAGGTCGTTCTCCTAAAGATAAATATATTGTTGAAGATGATGTTACTAAAGATACAATTTGGTGGACTTCAGATAAAGCGGTAAATGACAATAAGCCAATTTCAACTGAAACTTGGAATGATTTAAAAGAAACAACAGTGTCTCAGTTGTCTGGAAAAAGATTATTTGTTGTTGATGCATTTTGTGGAGCTAATGAAAACACAAGATTAAAAGTTCGTTTTATAATGGAGGTGGCTTGGCAAGCTCATTTTGTAAAAAACATGTTTATTCAGCCATCAGCAGAAGAATTAGAAAATTTTGGAGAACCTGATTTTGTTGTAATGAATGGTTCAAAAACGTCTTTTAAAGATTTTAAAAAGCATAATTTGAATTCTGAAGTATACATAGCATTTAATTTAACTGAAAAAGTTCAATTAATTGGTGGTACTTGGTATGGTGGTGAAATGAAGAAAGGATTGTTTTCAATGATGAACTATTATTTACCATTACAAGGAATAGCATCAATGCATTGTTCTGCAAACAAAGGTAAAGATGGTGATGTTGCTGTTTTCTTTGGTTTATCTGGAACAGGAAAAACTACTTTATCTACTGATCCGAAGCGTGAATTAATTGGAGATGATGAACACGGTTGGGATAATGATGGAGTCTTTAACTTTGAAGGGGGTTGCTATGCTAAAACAATTGACTTAAGTAAAGAAAATGAACCAGACATTTATGGAGCAATCAAAAAAGATGCGTTATTAGAAAACGTATCGGTTGATGCAAATGGTAAAATTGATTTTTCAGATGGTTCCGCAACTCAAAATACAAGGGTTTCATATCCAATTAACCATATTCATAATATTGTTAAGCCAGTTTCAAAAGCAGGCCATGCAACTAAGGTAATTTTCTTAACTGCTGATGCATTTGGAGTTATGCCTCCAGTTTCTAAGTTAACGCCTGAGCAAACAAAATATTATTTCTTGTCTGGATTTACTGCTAAATTAGCGGGTACAGAAAGGGGAGTAACTGAACCACAACCAACATTCTCAGCATGTTTTGGAAAGGCATTTTTATCTCTTCATCCTACAAAATATGGTGAAGAATTAGTGAAGAAAATGGAACAAAATAATGCTACAGCTTATATGGTAAATACGGGTTGGAATGGAACGGGCAAGCGTATTTCTATCAAAGACACTAGAGCTATTATTGATAGAATTTTAGATGGTTCTATTGAAAAAGCTGAAACTAAAGTTATTCCAGTATTTAATTTTGAAGTCCCTACTTCTTTAAATGAAGTAAATTCAGAAATTTTAGATCCTAGAGACACCTATACAGATGCAACTGAATGGGAGGCAAAAGCAAAAGATTTAGCAAAGCTTTTTGTTGCTAATTTTGAACAGTATACAGACAATGAAGAAGGTAAAGGCTTGGTAAAAGCGGGTCCGAATTCATAA
- a CDS encoding DUF3098 domain-containing protein has protein sequence MKNENKPQFLFDKVNYKFLLIGLGIIALGFILMSGGGSDDPNVFNEDIFNFRRIRLAPTVVLAGFGVVIYSIFKKEKNK, from the coding sequence ATGAAAAACGAAAACAAACCTCAATTTTTATTTGATAAGGTTAATTATAAATTTCTTTTAATTGGACTTGGCATAATTGCTCTAGGCTTTATATTAATGAGTGGCGGCGGAAGTGATGATCCAAATGTTTTTAATGAAGATATTTTTAATTTTAGACGTATTCGTTTGGCTCCAACTGTTGTTCTTGCAGGGTTTGGAGTTGTGATTTATTCGATTTTTAAGAAAGAGAAAAACAAATAA
- a CDS encoding DUF423 domain-containing protein — protein sequence MEKKLILTAAIMGAVAIVLGAFGAHALKKVLTDPQLNTFEVGVRYQMYHALFLLLIANLNFLTLKEKTTILYLVIVGVVLFSGSIYMLSTSTVTKIKTSILGPLTPLGGMFLIISWVYLFYIALVKNTN from the coding sequence ATGGAAAAAAAATTGATTTTAACTGCGGCTATAATGGGTGCAGTAGCAATTGTTTTAGGAGCATTTGGTGCTCATGCCTTAAAAAAAGTTTTAACTGATCCGCAACTTAATACGTTTGAGGTTGGTGTTAGATATCAAATGTATCATGCACTCTTTTTATTATTAATTGCAAACTTAAATTTTCTTACACTTAAGGAAAAAACAACTATTTTGTATTTGGTAATTGTTGGGGTTGTTTTATTTTCAGGATCAATTTATATGCTTTCTACAAGTACAGTTACAAAAATAAAAACATCTATTTTAGGTCCCTTGACACCTTTAGGTGGGATGTTTTTAATTATTTCTTGGGTATATTTATTTTATATTGCATTAGTAAAAAACACTAATTAA
- a CDS encoding Lrp/AsnC family transcriptional regulator, with translation MKINQLQIEIDGIDKEILRDLMEDARKPILQIANKIGISGAAIHQRLKKLEQAGVISGSKFVVDIKVLGYSTMAFVGVYLDKAMSNPEAVRELKKIPEVLECHYTTGNWSIFIKIICKDNEHLMQLLNKKIQAIKGVSRTETFISLDQQIDRQIQL, from the coding sequence ATGAAGATAAATCAGTTACAAATTGAAATAGATGGGATTGACAAAGAAATTTTGCGCGACTTAATGGAAGATGCTCGAAAACCAATACTTCAAATTGCGAATAAAATTGGAATTTCAGGGGCTGCCATTCATCAGCGTTTAAAAAAACTAGAGCAAGCTGGCGTTATTTCTGGTTCAAAATTTGTTGTTGACATCAAAGTATTGGGCTACTCTACTATGGCATTTGTAGGTGTTTATTTAGACAAAGCCATGAGCAACCCAGAAGCCGTAAGAGAACTAAAAAAAATTCCAGAAGTTTTAGAATGTCATTACACCACAGGAAACTGGAGCATCTTTATAAAAATTATCTGTAAAGATAACGAGCACTTAATGCAGTTGCTTAACAAAAAAATTCAAGCCATAAAAGGTGTTTCTCGTACGGAAACTTTTATTTCACTAGACCAACAAATTGATAGACAAATTCAACTATAA
- a CDS encoding cell division protein FtsX, giving the protein MASSFENYNKRRLVSSYFSVVLSIFLVLFLLGTLGLFVINSKKITNDFKENIPMTVFFKNEAKDSALAAFDTELKNSRFIKEYTFVHKDSAAKKNVDIVGKDFMEFLGFNPLQNSFDINLKGDYVVADSIKIIETDIKKNEMVSEIIYDKQLVDLVNDNIKKISFWILVISGFFAVIAMLLINSSLRLSIYSHRFTIKTMQMVGATKSFIRKPFIWRSIKLGLLGSGLAIVAILGVVYYVDGLFPNIGIAKDYVSIGIVITGVLVVGIVITWISTFFATQRFLNLKTDDLY; this is encoded by the coding sequence ATGGCATCATCGTTTGAAAATTACAACAAGAGAAGACTTGTTTCTTCTTATTTTTCTGTAGTTTTAAGTATTTTCTTAGTCTTGTTTCTTTTAGGAACTTTAGGGTTATTTGTAATTAATTCTAAAAAAATAACGAATGATTTTAAGGAAAATATTCCTATGACAGTTTTCTTTAAAAACGAAGCAAAAGATAGCGCTTTAGCTGCTTTTGATACTGAATTAAAAAATTCTCGTTTCATTAAAGAATATACTTTTGTACATAAAGACAGTGCTGCAAAGAAAAATGTTGATATTGTAGGTAAAGATTTTATGGAATTTTTAGGATTTAATCCGTTACAAAATTCTTTTGACATTAATTTAAAAGGTGACTATGTAGTTGCTGATAGTATAAAAATTATTGAAACTGATATTAAGAAAAATGAAATGGTTTCGGAAATCATTTACGACAAACAATTAGTAGATTTAGTAAACGATAACATTAAAAAAATAAGTTTTTGGATTTTAGTAATCAGTGGATTTTTTGCAGTAATTGCAATGTTATTAATTAATAGCTCGTTAAGACTTTCTATTTATTCACACCGTTTCACTATTAAAACGATGCAAATGGTTGGCGCTACTAAATCGTTTATCAGAAAACCTTTTATTTGGAGAAGTATTAAACTTGGTCTTTTAGGCTCTGGATTAGCTATTGTTGCCATTTTAGGTGTGGTTTATTATGTTGATGGCCTTTTTCCCAATATTGGCATCGCTAAAGATTATGTTTCTATTGGAATTGTAATTACTGGTGTATTAGTTGTAGGAATTGTAATAACTTGGATAAGTACTTTCTTTGCCACACAACGCTTTTTAAATTTAAAAACAGACGACCTTTACTAA
- a CDS encoding undecaprenyl-diphosphate phosphatase, protein MNIFQAIILAIIEGITEFLPVSSTGHMIIASSFFGIAGDDFTKLFTIVIQLGTILSVVVLYFKRFFQSMDFYFKLFVAFIPAVVFGLLLNDFIDSLLESPIVVAISLIIGGVLLLKVDEWFGNSENTEISYLTALKIGFFQCLAMIPGVSRSGASIVGGMSQKLSRTSAAEFSFFLAIPTMLGATVKKLYDYYKAGFEITDHQFNLLIIGNVVGFIVALIAIKSFIGYLTKHGFKMFGYYRIIAGIAILFIHFFVQKLTII, encoded by the coding sequence ATGAATATATTTCAAGCCATTATTCTTGCCATTATTGAAGGGATTACAGAGTTTTTACCAGTCTCTTCAACTGGACACATGATTATTGCCTCTTCTTTTTTTGGAATTGCAGGCGATGATTTTACCAAACTTTTTACCATTGTAATTCAACTTGGAACAATACTTTCTGTAGTGGTTTTGTATTTTAAGCGCTTTTTTCAAAGTATGGATTTTTACTTTAAATTATTTGTAGCGTTTATTCCTGCAGTAGTTTTTGGTCTTTTATTAAATGATTTTATTGACAGTTTACTAGAAAGTCCAATAGTTGTGGCTATTTCACTTATTATTGGTGGAGTTTTACTTTTAAAAGTAGACGAATGGTTTGGAAATTCTGAAAATACAGAAATATCATATTTAACTGCTCTAAAAATTGGTTTTTTCCAATGTTTAGCAATGATTCCCGGCGTTTCTAGAAGTGGTGCAAGTATTGTTGGAGGAATGAGCCAGAAATTATCTCGAACTTCAGCAGCAGAATTTTCTTTTTTCTTAGCTATTCCTACCATGTTAGGCGCAACTGTAAAAAAATTATATGATTATTATAAAGCAGGTTTTGAAATAACAGACCACCAATTCAATTTATTAATAATTGGAAACGTTGTTGGATTTATTGTTGCTTTAATTGCTATAAAATCATTCATTGGTTACCTTACAAAGCACGGATTTAAAATGTTTGGTTATTATAGAATTATAGCCGGAATTGCAATTTTATTCATTCACTTTTTTGTGCAGAAATTAACTATCATTTAA
- a CDS encoding saccharopine dehydrogenase family protein, giving the protein MRNILVIGAGRSASSLIKYLLDKSTVEDLKIVIADLSIELAQKKTNNHPNANAIAFDIFNPEQRKAEIQKADIVVSMLPAHMHIEVAKDCIVYKKHMVTASYISSAMQELNEAAKENNLVFMNEIGLDPGIDHMSAMKVIDEIREKGGKMILFESFCGGLVAPESDTNLWNYKFTWNPRNVVLAGQGGAAKFIQEGTYKYIPYNKLFRRTEFLDVEGYGRFEAYANRDSLKYRSVYGLDNALTVYRGTIRKVGFSRAWDILVQLGMTDDSYTIDDSENMSYRDFTNSFLPYHPTDIVEIKLRHAQKIDQDDVIWDKLVELDLFNPNKKVELKKATPAQILEKILAEKWVLKEDDKDMIVMYHKFGYTLNGENRQIDATMVCKGDDQTYTSMAKTVGLPVAIATLKILNGEIKTPGVQLPITKEVYSPILKELEDYGVIFNEYETPYLGYNPDNVSG; this is encoded by the coding sequence ATGAGAAACATATTAGTAATAGGAGCAGGTAGATCAGCCTCTTCTTTAATAAAATATTTACTTGATAAATCTACTGTTGAAGATTTAAAAATCGTTATTGCCGACTTATCTATTGAATTAGCCCAAAAGAAAACAAACAACCACCCTAATGCTAACGCAATTGCATTTGATATTTTTAATCCTGAGCAAAGAAAAGCAGAAATTCAAAAAGCAGACATCGTTGTTTCAATGTTGCCAGCACACATGCATATTGAAGTAGCAAAAGACTGTATTGTTTATAAAAAACACATGGTAACAGCATCTTACATTAGTAGTGCAATGCAAGAACTTAATGAAGCCGCAAAAGAGAACAACCTTGTTTTTATGAACGAAATTGGTCTTGACCCCGGAATTGACCATATGAGTGCAATGAAAGTGATTGATGAAATTCGTGAAAAAGGGGGCAAAATGATTTTATTTGAATCTTTTTGTGGTGGATTAGTCGCACCAGAAAGTGACACCAATCTTTGGAATTACAAATTTACCTGGAACCCAAGAAATGTAGTTTTGGCAGGCCAAGGCGGTGCCGCAAAATTTATTCAAGAAGGAACTTACAAATATATTCCTTATAATAAATTATTTAGGCGTACTGAATTTTTAGACGTTGAAGGTTACGGTAGATTTGAAGCTTATGCTAATAGAGATTCCTTAAAATACAGAAGTGTTTACGGACTTGATAATGCGTTAACAGTTTACAGAGGAACCATTAGAAAAGTGGGGTTTTCTAGAGCCTGGGACATCTTAGTTCAATTAGGAATGACTGATGATTCTTACACAATTGATGATTCAGAGAACATGTCTTACCGTGATTTTACAAACTCTTTTTTACCTTATCACCCAACAGATATCGTAGAAATTAAACTACGTCATGCTCAAAAAATTGATCAAGATGATGTTATTTGGGACAAATTAGTAGAGTTAGATTTATTTAATCCTAACAAAAAAGTAGAACTTAAAAAAGCTACTCCTGCTCAAATTTTAGAAAAAATATTAGCAGAAAAATGGGTTTTAAAAGAAGACGATAAAGATATGATTGTTATGTATCATAAATTTGGATATACTTTAAATGGTGAAAATAGACAAATTGACGCTACTATGGTTTGCAAAGGAGATGACCAAACCTATACTTCAATGGCGAAAACAGTAGGTTTACCTGTTGCTATTGCAACATTAAAAATATTAAATGGAGAAATTAAAACTCCTGGTGTTCAATTGCCAATTACTAAAGAAGTTTACAGTCCTATTTTAAAAGAATTAGAAGATTATGGTGTAATTTTCAATGAATATGAAACACCTTATCTAGGTTACAATCCTGATAATGTAAGCGGTTAA
- a CDS encoding thioredoxin family protein yields MMKNLIEKALENSFSYISYREHVSKLIQEGKSTGHTQSEDLLHYSELNESRLKRLDKTIKVVPEIENQLSNLSKKHIWLVIAEGWCGDAAQILPIINKMAEISSFIDLKIVLRDDNDELMSQFLTNGGKAIPKLIILDENNNVIADWGPRPEPARRLIADYKAANGVVDEPVKIELQKWYLHDKGITTQNEIMALMTKEVLV; encoded by the coding sequence ATGATGAAAAATTTAATTGAAAAGGCTTTAGAAAACAGTTTTTCTTACATATCGTACAGAGAACATGTTTCAAAATTAATACAAGAAGGAAAATCTACAGGACACACACAATCAGAAGATTTGTTGCATTATTCTGAATTAAATGAATCAAGATTAAAACGTCTTGATAAAACAATAAAAGTAGTTCCGGAAATTGAAAATCAATTAAGCAATTTATCTAAAAAGCACATTTGGTTGGTTATTGCAGAAGGTTGGTGTGGAGATGCTGCTCAAATTTTACCTATAATTAATAAAATGGCAGAAATTTCAAGTTTTATTGATTTAAAAATTGTGCTAAGAGATGATAATGATGAGTTAATGAGTCAGTTTTTAACTAATGGAGGCAAAGCTATTCCTAAGTTAATAATTTTGGATGAAAATAATAATGTGATTGCCGATTGGGGGCCGAGACCAGAACCTGCAAGAAGACTTATTGCCGATTATAAAGCTGCAAATGGAGTAGTAGATGAGCCAGTTAAAATTGAATTGCAAAAATGGTATTTACACGATAAAGGCATTACAACTCAAAATGAAATAATGGCATTAATGACTAAAGAGGTTTTAGTCTAG
- the truB gene encoding tRNA pseudouridine(55) synthase TruB produces MTKESLLEGQVLLIDKPLTWSSFQAVNKLKYALKRHYDLPKKFKIGHAGTLDPLATGLLIICTGKFTKRITEIQAQAKEYTGTITVGATTPSYDLETEVDATFPTEHITEDLIQETIKQFLGEIDQKPPVFSAIKKDGKRLYEHARAGEEVEIKARKTTIHEFEITRIALPEIDFRIKCSKGTYIRSIAYDFGLALQSGGHLTALRRTKIGDYSVENSVTPEVFEKNMLNEI; encoded by the coding sequence ATGACTAAAGAATCTCTTTTAGAAGGACAAGTTTTATTAATTGACAAACCGTTGACATGGTCATCATTTCAGGCTGTTAATAAATTAAAGTATGCTTTAAAAAGGCATTATGATTTGCCAAAAAAATTTAAAATTGGTCATGCTGGAACTTTAGACCCTTTAGCAACAGGTTTACTAATTATTTGTACAGGAAAGTTTACCAAAAGAATTACCGAAATTCAGGCGCAAGCCAAAGAATATACAGGAACCATTACTGTTGGAGCTACAACTCCATCTTACGATTTAGAAACAGAAGTTGATGCAACTTTTCCAACAGAACATATTACCGAAGATTTAATTCAAGAAACAATCAAGCAATTTTTAGGAGAAATTGATCAAAAACCACCTGTTTTTTCAGCTATTAAAAAAGACGGAAAACGCTTATATGAACATGCTCGTGCTGGAGAAGAAGTTGAAATTAAAGCTCGAAAAACAACTATTCACGAATTTGAAATTACTCGAATTGCATTGCCTGAAATTGATTTCAGAATAAAATGCAGTAAAGGAACCTACATTCGTTCTATTGCTTATGATTTTGGTTTAGCACTTCAATCTGGTGGACATTTAACCGCTTTACGAAGAACAAAAATTGGAGATTATTCTGTTGAAAATTCAGTTACACCCGAGGTTTTTGAAAAGAATATGCTAAATGAAATTTAG
- a CDS encoding YiiX/YebB-like N1pC/P60 family cysteine hydrolase: protein MKFSAFILILISQLSFAQNVKLKTGDLIFQSMNCGPLCDAINQVTEGYKGKDFSHLGLVYIQNDSIYIIEAAGNAVQLTPLEKFKSYTKETMFVGRLKRKFRKYIPEAITFSLNQMGVPYDEAYLYNNGSYYCSELIYDAFLDAYKKPFFELQAMTFKAPNSDTYFEVWQEYYDKLEIEIPEGKLGCNPGGISTSNKLKIIGTLD, encoded by the coding sequence ATGAAATTTAGTGCTTTTATTTTAATTCTAATATCACAACTTAGTTTTGCTCAAAATGTAAAACTTAAAACAGGTGATCTTATTTTTCAGTCTATGAACTGTGGTCCATTATGTGATGCGATTAATCAAGTTACGGAAGGCTATAAAGGAAAAGACTTTAGTCATCTTGGATTGGTTTACATTCAAAACGATTCCATTTATATTATTGAAGCAGCCGGAAATGCTGTTCAACTAACTCCATTGGAAAAATTCAAATCTTACACAAAGGAAACCATGTTTGTAGGAAGATTGAAAAGAAAGTTTAGAAAATATATTCCAGAAGCAATTACGTTTTCATTAAATCAAATGGGCGTTCCTTATGATGAAGCTTATTTATACAATAATGGGAGTTATTACTGTTCAGAATTAATTTATGATGCTTTCTTAGACGCATACAAAAAACCTTTTTTCGAATTACAAGCCATGACTTTTAAAGCGCCAAATTCTGATACGTATTTTGAAGTATGGCAAGAATATTACGATAAATTAGAAATAGAAATTCCAGAAGGAAAACTAGGTTGTAACCCTGGAGGAATTTCTACTTCAAACAAATTAAAAATTATTGGAACTCTAGACTAA
- a CDS encoding uroporphyrinogen-III synthase, with protein MKVKTILVSQPEPKVENSPYFELQNKLKVKVDFRTFIHVEGISAKEVRAQKIDLSKFSAIILTSRNSVDHFFRVAEEMRYKIPEDLKYFCQSEAVAFYLQRYVVYRKRKIYVGQKDFIDLAPLIKKYKDEAFLLVASDQLNADVPSTLNDLKVNWTEGVFYKTVVSDLSDLKDVYYDILAFFSPSGIKSLFQNFPDFVQNNTRIAVFGTTTQKEAIDAGLRVDIMAPSPGTPSMTGALEKYILEANKGK; from the coding sequence TTGAAAGTGAAAACAATATTAGTTTCACAACCAGAGCCTAAAGTAGAAAATTCTCCTTATTTTGAACTTCAAAACAAATTGAAGGTTAAAGTTGACTTTAGAACGTTTATTCACGTAGAAGGAATTTCTGCAAAAGAAGTAAGAGCTCAAAAAATAGATTTAAGTAAGTTTTCTGCAATAATTCTAACAAGCAGAAATTCAGTAGACCATTTTTTTAGAGTTGCTGAAGAAATGAGATATAAAATACCTGAGGATTTAAAATATTTTTGCCAATCTGAAGCAGTTGCTTTTTATCTTCAACGTTATGTAGTTTATAGAAAAAGGAAAATTTATGTTGGTCAAAAAGATTTTATTGATTTAGCACCACTAATTAAAAAATATAAAGACGAAGCTTTTTTATTAGTTGCTTCAGACCAATTAAACGCTGATGTTCCTTCAACTTTAAACGATTTAAAAGTGAATTGGACAGAAGGTGTTTTTTACAAAACTGTGGTTAGTGATTTATCTGATTTAAAAGATGTTTATTACGATATATTAGCTTTCTTTAGCCCTTCTGGAATAAAATCATTATTTCAAAACTTTCCAGATTTTGTTCAAAACAACACTAGAATTGCTGTTTTTGGAACAACAACTCAAAAAGAAGCTATTGATGCTGGACTAAGAGTTGATATTATGGCTCCATCTCCTGGAACACCGTCAATGACCGGTGCATTAGAAAAATATATATTAGAAGCTAATAAAGGGAAGTAA